GCACTTTAATTAGATATTTTTGCACCCTATAATCTATACGTCTTAATCCTAAAACCATTACAATAAATGCAATTACATACAGGATAAAAAATGACAATAAGTTTATAGATTTCTGATAAGAAAATTCCACAAATATCATTTGTTCAATCAGAACGTTTAAGATAACTAAAAGATAACCTATCTTATAGCACCATTTGCTAAACCACACCTTTCCAATATCTGAAAAGTAATGGTAGATAAATTGTAAGAATAATACTGGAACAGATAAAAAGGTGACAAGATTTAAATTTCTAAGTAGTACATCTCCTCTAGTAGATCCTCCACCACTAAAATATGCAACTGAAAGATCCAGTAGAAAAATAATGAGGTAGAATGAAGGGCGATTCAAGCCATTTTCAGTTGTATTATAGATATGGAAACATGCATAAAGCACTAAAATAGCAACAATAGATGGTACAATAATTTGAAATACGGTTTGCAAATCAAACGTATAATCAAACTGAAATTCTTCTATTTCACCATCTGTTTTTAGGACGCTTATTCGATCTGATTGTTCAATTCTTTCATATTTATTTACTAGTTTATAATTATGTGGATCTTCACCATTGACTGAAAGTATTATATCTCCCGGTTTGAGTCCAGATTCTTCCGCTATTGAGCCTGGTTCTAACTCAACAATTTTAATTGGTTTATCTGGATCGTTTGTAACCCTAGCCCCGATATAAGGATGCATAGTTATAAAAACTGTTGTATACGCTACAATTGATAAGAAGACTATTACTGCAATGGTGAAGAACACCCTTGACTGTCTTTTATTCACTTTGTTCCTAAATAACTCCTTTATGCCCTAAAGCATATGATAATTACATCCAGAATTTAGATAGTGACACTTTACTATGATCTTTAATCATTTTAATAACCTGAAGAGTCTCTTCCTTCGTTACTTTCACTAAAGACGCTGTACCTGCTAAAACCGCTTGCTTTTCTACCTCATTGTTTCTTAAGTAATTAACTGTTTGCTCAACTGTTGGATTCATTCGAATCTCTCCTTTTTATATGGTTTCTAAAAGTACATCTTTTATTGCTTTTTGTTCTATCTCATCTACAAAAAGTAGGCATGAGCGATTTAAAAGTATTTGTTCTAGCTCCTCTTTGTTCTTAGGATCAATTAGGTATGCTACTATATCGGATATTTCATAGTTTGATCGAATCATCATACCCTCCTTTAACACTTCTATTTTACTAAAATTGTAAGGTAATTGAAAATAAATTTTTTGTAAAATTAGGAGATATGTTGTTTATAATGGTATTTTCAGGAAGTATATTGTTGAAAGATAGATTAATCAATATGCATTTCTACTCATTTATATTTACACCCTCTGATCCTTCTTAACACATCCCTTACACTTCAGATCAAAAAAACTCCCGGCTTCAAATTCGGGAGTCATCATTTTACTATTCATTTCCATTAATGCTGATCTGGTAAATCAGAATAACTCGGTCCACTCACCGAAGCTGAAGTATCGATTTTAGCTGCTGATACTTGCTGAGGCTCAGAAAATAAAGAAATACTAGAAATCGTAAGTGCTACTGCAACAACTACATGTAAAAAGTACCGTTTCATAAACATGACCTCCTAACTAGTTTCTTCTATTATAATAGGAATTCACCTTTCATGATTTGGGCATGATGGGCATCTAGCTTTTATTTCACCATGTTGTACTCTGTTTTAGAACCATAAACATACGAAATTATAATAATAGGAATATTTTTATTAGATTAGGAGGCGCCTTTTTCCAAGAAGCCAGCCTCAATCCTTTGAGCGGCATGAATCATTTCTTCTTTTCCTTGCAATCTGAAAATGGTAATGGACTTTTTGATAAAGCTAGAACCATGATCACCGTCACCCATACGATAATAATTCGAGCCACATTGAAAATATAGCTCTCCTAATAAATACAATGTTTCCATTCTTAATGCTTTTTTTATTCCTTTTTGACAAAAAACTAAAGACTTTTGATAATCCCCCAAGTCAGTGTACGCTTTTCCGATACCATAATAGATACGCAGATAAATTGTCTCATCCTTCATCTCTTCTAAAAACTTCATGCTCTGAAGCAATTTTGTATATAGCTCTAGTGATTGTTCATATTTTCCTTTCTCCTTATAGAAAATCGCCAGGCTATTAGCTATTTCAATTTCTCTTTCCTTCATAAGTGTATTCCCTTCTTTATAAGTCATAGAAAGGGCCAGCTTCAGCTTATCTATTCCACTCTGAAGATCTTTAAACAGGTAATGTTGACAAATTCCTTCATGCCAAGTAAAAAACTGTTGATGCTCAACGTTTTGAAACAGAGCGTTTCCTTTTTCTTTTTGAACAATATGATAAACAGACTGATAATCACGTTCACGGATGTAATATCTGATCATTTGATAAACATCCCTGACATAGTCCAGTCGTGGTGTTTCTGCTATTTCAAAAAAATAATTCATATCAACTCCAAGCTTACGTGATATTTTATATAAAATAAGGGAAGATGGGATTTCATTTGAATTTTCGATCTTACTAATTTGAGCTTGAGTACAAATTCCCTCAGCTAATTGCTGTTGACTTAAATTCAGCGACTTTCTTAAGTCCTTAATGACACGACCAATATCAACAGTTTCGTACATACCTCCACGCCCCCTGCTCAGTATCTTATTAATATATCTATTAAAAAGAACATACCATGAAAGTGAACTATACTTCTATGTTACTCTCTTCCATCTTTAACATAAAAGAGAATATTCGTATAATTATAAAATATTTTAAAATAGTAAGGACGATCGCTTTTTGATGACATCTAACCCTTTGTAAGGTTTGTTATTCGTTCTAAACCTCTTTGACCAGATTCTACTAACCTTCTAAACTAAAAAACGATTAAGCTTTCGTTAATCGAAATTTTTCGTAAAGGGGATAGAAAAGATGTCAAAAAAACTTGCTACTATCGTTCTTGGTACCTCCCTAGCGTTTAGCACCATCTTACCCGCTTCAACATCATTTGCTCAAACACCATCTGAAAAGCTTATGGAACAAATGAATTTAGTGCAAAAGCTGATCGAAAAGGACAAAGATGTACCATTATTCCTCTCTGGAAAACTCTCAAAAGATAAAATAAAAAATGATAAAGATGTAAAAGAATTTTTAAAAGCAAACAAAGAATTATTTAAAATTGATTCCCACAAAGAACTAACATTACTAGAAAAAGAGACGGACGATCTAGGTATGACTCACTACAAGTTTGCCCAAGCCATTAATGGTGTGCCAATTGACGGTGCTGTCTTTACTGTTCATACAAACGAAAACAACGAAGTCATCGCTACAGCTGGTCTATTGTATCCCGATGCTGCTGATAAGCTAGCAAAATCACAAACAAAAGCTTCTATTACACTGGAAAAAGCGGTAGATTTAGCTTGGAAGGAAATTGACTTAACAGAAAAAGAAACAAATAGCGGACAAGAACATCAAGACGAACTTTCTAACTTAGAGAATACTCAAGTGAAAAAGGATTTAGTGATTTATCATCGCGAGGGGACCTACACATTAACCTATAAGGTTCAACTTCAATTTATAGAGCCATACGGAGCAAATTGGCAAATCTTTGTTAATGCAAAAGACGGCTCAGTTGTTGATGCTTACAATGCTGTTAACGATGCCGCTACTACTGGAACTGGATATGGAGTATTAGGCGATTCTAAAACTCTCAATACCTACTCTTCAGGTGGTACGTATTATTTATATGACGTGACCAAGCCAATGAATGGTGTGATTGAAACGTTTACTGCACAAAATCGTTCAACATATCCTGGCGCACGTTCAGTTGATAGTAATAACGCTTGGACAAGCTCCACACAGGGTGCTGATGTTGACGCTCACTTCTATGCCGGAAAGGTGTACGATTACTTCCTAAACACACACGGTAGGAATAGCTTTGACAATAATGGAGCAACCATTCGTTCAACTGTTCATTATGGTCGTAATTATAACAATGCCTTTTGGAACGGCTCACAAATGGTGTATGGAGATGGCGACGGTAGTGTCTTTGCTCCTTTATCAGGCGCACTCGATGTTGTTGCACACGAGCTAACACATGCTGTGACAGATCGATCAGCATCTCTTGAATACCGTAACCAATCAGGAGCGTTAAACGAATCATTCTCAGACGTTTTCGGGTACTTCCTAGATCCACAGGATTATTTGATGGGAGAAGATGTGTACACACCAGGACAAGCTGGCGATGCCTTACGAAGTCTCTCAAACCCAGCTCAATTCGGCCAGCCTGAGCATATGAATCAATATGTGAACACCACATCTGACAACGGTGGAGTTCATACGAATAGTGGAATTCCAAATAAAGCTGCTTATTATACAATCAGTAGCATTGGAAAAACACAAGCGGAAAAAATCTACTACCGTGCATTAACTGTTTACCTCACACCAACTAGCAACTTCAGTTATGCACGAGCTGCCTTATTACAATCTGCTGCTGATTTGTATGGTAGTGGTGGTAGTACTTATAATGCTGTGAAGTCAGCTTGGGATCGTGTTGGGGTTTATTAAGGGACGGGGGTCAGGTTCCTCGTCCCACCTTTAAACACTAAGTAAAGTTAAAATAAGTTAAAAGGAGATGGACGGGGGATCAGGTCCCTCGTCCATTTACATAAAGTATATCTCCGGACAAAATATATAAGGAACATATAGAGAGGTTTCCTGGCCTGTCATGGAATAGGTTTTTGTTGCTATGACTCCCGAAAAGGTTACCTTATCAGCTTCTTGTTACGAAAATCACAAATTATGTAACGCTTTTAACGAATAGCGAGTATTATACGACCGTCTCTAGTAAATTTACAACCCAAAGTTTAAGTGCCAAGACAATAAACAACTCTCTTTCACATTACCCATTGTTTATCACCACGAGCCTTGTCAATCTCGTTAGTTTGTTAGACAATCCATTTCATAACTACCCCTACCGTATAAAATGTCATCTCGCCTATTTATCTTATTTTTTTCACAAACACAGTATCAAAACAGAATGCCATGAAGGTACTACCTTCATGAGCTGTGATTTTCATACAGTCATTATTTATGTTGTCCAAAGTGTACATTCCATACAAAAAAGCACTTGTTGCCTAAAAGACAACAAAGTGCTTTACAGTTATAAATTACTATTTCTATCTTAAACAAATGAGCCTATTAATTTCTTTATTGTAGACTTTTTTACCGTAACTCATTATTTATTCTTTTTCATCCATCATTCGTTTTAAATATTCAGCAATTTCTGTTTGTCCTCTTTCTATAGCAAATGCATAAGCATCCATATCTTTCATGTTTTCACCAGAATATTTTTTCGAGATATCAATATCGTTCTCTACCAACAATTTAACAATCTCAAGATTACCACCATATATAGCTGCAAACAGAGGGTTTCTATCAGGTTCACTAGTATCCATCTCTATATTTTGGTTAAAGAGGTGTTGGACAATATCTAGATAACCTTTGCTAGCTGCTCTTTCCAGGGCATTGGTAGAAAAAGTTCCACCCTCTGCATTAACGTCTAAACCAGAATTAATGAGATATTCAACGATTTCTAACTGTCCATGAGCTGCCGCTATATGTAACCATGTCCCGAACGGTGTAACCCATGTCAACATTTCTGGTTCTTTTTTAAGCAGCTCTTCTACAACATCCAGTTGACCATTTTTAATGGCTTTTCGGATGTCGTTCGCAAGTAAATTTTTATCCACCTTTAAAACAATTACCCATTGTATAGATTACTAAGGAAAGTAGTAAAATCTTCTGATATAAGTTTAATATACTCGTCTTTTAACTCATTGTCTTCCTCAAAATAGTCCATATCGCAAAAGTATACTTGGTCCTGTTTGCCGAGAGTTAAACAAATCAAGCTCTCAGCTGGATCTATGCCTATAGGGATTAAATTAGAAGGTACTATCTTATTTATACAATATTTCTGGTAAAAGCGTTCTAGATTCAAATCTGTATCTTTAGTTAGAGGTAAAAATAACATAATTGAAGAGGTAACAGTTCCATCTGATGTCTTAAATCTTCTCTTTACTGGTTTACCGCCATTATTACGAAGTAAAAATTCCTTATAATCATCTGAAAGTATTATACCGTAGCTATTTTCAAATATCTCGATATCTTTACTTACTAAAAGATTAAAAGAAGATTCGAATTCAATTTCCAATTTATCCCACTCCTAAAAACTAATTATTTACTATTGAATATAATCTATTTATTAAGTCTGTAAATGTGTCGCAAACCGGAGTTATTGACGTTTCTTCGTCCTCACTAATGAAGAAGACAACTTTTGGAGAGTCTTCATTATACCGATAGTCAAAACATAATAAATTTCCATAAGGATCTCTGGCAAAAGGGATTAGTTTTTGAGCGGAGAACTCATAAAACATTTGAATATTTATGTCTTTATTAGTAAAGCTAATTAAGTTATTAAAAACAACTTCAATTCTTCCATCATCACAATCAAAAACATTAGGATCTGGGAAGCCTCCATTATTATATATTACGCATTGTTTAAAATCAGCTGGAAAAGTGAAACCAAATTTTTCTTCAACTTCAACTAGCTTCTTCTCACCTATTGGTTCTTCCGTATATTTCCATTTTGTTAATCCCATGAACTCAACTCCAGTATCTGCTTTTTGATTTCCCCTTTTCTTCCCGCTTCACCACCACCCCATATTGCTCTTCCGCCAGTGTGACTAGCTGCTTGATGTTCAAAATAGTCAACAATTTGCATTTTTCCTGGTTCTTGATGGTGATGCCAAGTCAAGGTTTGAGGTACTTTGCCTGCTTTTAACAATTCTATTTCTCTATCTGTGAATTTTGATAACAATTCAGGTTTTTCTTTTATTTCTTTGTATAACATTTTAGACAGATATTCAAATTGTGCTGCATCAGTATCTAGATGAAGTTTTTCTGGTAAAGTAATTTCATGCTTCGAATCAAATATTGGAAAACCTTGTTTATCATATCTCACATTATATTCTTTTCCATTCTTTTTTGATAAGAAAGTAAAAGTAGTCGTTCCATCCTCATTACGAACCTTACTAATGAAATTTCTAGGTATATTGGGTTTTCTAGTATAAATTTGATTCCTCGCTGCTTCAACCATTGCATTCTCAAATTTAATTTCGTCAATGTTTTGAATGTTATTATTACCCCTACCCTTATCAACCTTCACACTAGACCTAGAAACAACCGAATCAATCCGATCTTCTACCGTCGACCTACTAAAAACATTCACAGGAACTGAATTCGCCGTACTCATTTGAAGGGACTGGTTTGGAAATAAGGTTCTGCCTAAGAAGTTGGTGACGTCATCGACAAATTGGGTTCCGCCTTTTTTTACATCTTTATATAATTCTACCGTTTCTTTCTTGATTCCTTCAAATACTTTGTTGTTTTGGACGATTTCTTTTACTTTTTGCGAGATGGCTGGGTTTACTGCTTTGGTATTGTTTGCTTTGTCTTTTTCTACTTTTAATAGCTTGAGGTATTTTGATTGGCCTACGTATGGGATGAGGGAGGTTGCTGCGCCTCCAGTTACATACATAATCCCTTCTTTTTCTGAGGTGTCTGATATGGATTGTGCGACCGATTCTAGGACGATGATCGGGTCATCGATGATTTGCTCGAGCGTTCCGGCAAAGGTCTCTACTCTTGTGTTTGCCGCCTTTTTTAAGAATTCGGGTTCAATTGAGTCTGGTATTTTACTAGATATCGCGATGATTCCCGCATCAATGACAAGGCTAATCAGGCCTTCTGCGATTTCATAGATGGCTACAAATAATCCCTTTATGAAATTCCATACCCCTTCAACCGTTACAGAAACAACATCACTTACTCCTTCAAAGAAGTTGGTGTAGGTATCTTTGACTGCAGAGGCTTTGGTTGAGTATTCATCATCAACATTTTCAAACTTCTTTACTTTTGTTTCATAAAGGTCCCATAAACCTTCTATATTCTTTTCAAGCATTGCCTTGGAAGATTCAATATTCGTCCGAATAGCATCGA
This Metabacillus endolithicus DNA region includes the following protein-coding sequences:
- a CDS encoding HNH endonuclease — its product is MGSHERDIQINYGILDQIIEQLHTYKNALNQMHSSLTSIAVYVESNAGKSLDVWDETIQQSKKNINSYQAQIDDLLSLFENYVTDTTAYITPISRNSMMRVDRNDIWWNLTQIESGVNNNMFNAILETHKSPSFLFGLFDDPTPEEIERSRHNKQQLDAIRTNIESSKAMLEKNIEGLWDLYETKVKKFENVDDEYSTKASAVKDTYTNFFEGVSDVVSVTVEGVWNFIKGLFVAIYEIAEGLISLVIDAGIIAISSKIPDSIEPEFLKKAANTRVETFAGTLEQIIDDPIIVLESVAQSISDTSEKEGIMYVTGGAATSLIPYVGQSKYLKLLKVEKDKANNTKAVNPAISQKVKEIVQNNKVFEGIKKETVELYKDVKKGGTQFVDDVTNFLGRTLFPNQSLQMSTANSVPVNVFSRSTVEDRIDSVVSRSSVKVDKGRGNNNIQNIDEIKFENAMVEAARNQIYTRKPNIPRNFISKVRNEDGTTTFTFLSKKNGKEYNVRYDKQGFPIFDSKHEITLPEKLHLDTDAAQFEYLSKMLYKEIKEKPELLSKFTDREIELLKAGKVPQTLTWHHHQEPGKMQIVDYFEHQAASHTGGRAIWGGGEAGRKGEIKKQILELSSWD
- a CDS encoding SMI1/KNR4 family protein, whose protein sequence is MGLTKWKYTEEPIGEKKLVEVEEKFGFTFPADFKQCVIYNNGGFPDPNVFDCDDGRIEVVFNNLISFTNKDINIQMFYEFSAQKLIPFARDPYGNLLCFDYRYNEDSPKVVFFISEDEETSITPVCDTFTDLINRLYSIVNN
- a CDS encoding M4 family metallopeptidase; its protein translation is MSKKLATIVLGTSLAFSTILPASTSFAQTPSEKLMEQMNLVQKLIEKDKDVPLFLSGKLSKDKIKNDKDVKEFLKANKELFKIDSHKELTLLEKETDDLGMTHYKFAQAINGVPIDGAVFTVHTNENNEVIATAGLLYPDAADKLAKSQTKASITLEKAVDLAWKEIDLTEKETNSGQEHQDELSNLENTQVKKDLVIYHREGTYTLTYKVQLQFIEPYGANWQIFVNAKDGSVVDAYNAVNDAATTGTGYGVLGDSKTLNTYSSGGTYYLYDVTKPMNGVIETFTAQNRSTYPGARSVDSNNAWTSSTQGADVDAHFYAGKVYDYFLNTHGRNSFDNNGATIRSTVHYGRNYNNAFWNGSQMVYGDGDGSVFAPLSGALDVVAHELTHAVTDRSASLEYRNQSGALNESFSDVFGYFLDPQDYLMGEDVYTPGQAGDALRSLSNPAQFGQPEHMNQYVNTTSDNGGVHTNSGIPNKAAYYTISSIGKTQAEKIYYRALTVYLTPTSNFSYARAALLQSAADLYGSGGSTYNAVKSAWDRVGVY
- a CDS encoding ankyrin repeat domain-containing protein; amino-acid sequence: MDKNLLANDIRKAIKNGQLDVVEELLKKEPEMLTWVTPFGTWLHIAAAHGQLEIVEYLINSGLDVNAEGGTFSTNALERAASKGYLDIVQHLFNQNIEMDTSEPDRNPLFAAIYGGNLEIVKLLVENDIDISKKYSGENMKDMDAYAFAIERGQTEIAEYLKRMMDEKE
- a CDS encoding SMI1/KNR4 family protein; its protein translation is MEIEFESSFNLLVSKDIEIFENSYGIILSDDYKEFLLRNNGGKPVKRRFKTSDGTVTSSIMLFLPLTKDTDLNLERFYQKYCINKIVPSNLIPIGIDPAESLICLTLGKQDQVYFCDMDYFEEDNELKDEYIKLISEDFTTFLSNLYNG
- a CDS encoding helix-turn-helix domain-containing protein; protein product: MYETVDIGRVIKDLRKSLNLSQQQLAEGICTQAQISKIENSNEIPSSLILYKISRKLGVDMNYFFEIAETPRLDYVRDVYQMIRYYIRERDYQSVYHIVQKEKGNALFQNVEHQQFFTWHEGICQHYLFKDLQSGIDKLKLALSMTYKEGNTLMKEREIEIANSLAIFYKEKGKYEQSLELYTKLLQSMKFLEEMKDETIYLRIYYGIGKAYTDLGDYQKSLVFCQKGIKKALRMETLYLLGELYFQCGSNYYRMGDGDHGSSFIKKSITIFRLQGKEEMIHAAQRIEAGFLEKGAS